A region of Granulibacter bethesdensis DNA encodes the following proteins:
- a CDS encoding cysteine synthase A encodes MSIRSAFAAPPVAASMLQAIGNTPLIRLNRASDATGCEILGKAEFMNPGGSVKDRAALAIILDAEKRGLLTPGQDGIIVEGTAGNTGIGLTLVGQARGYRSVIVMPETQSQEKIDYLRMIGADLRLVPAKPFRDPGNYVHVSRRLAEENGWVWANQFDNLANREGHRETTGREIWEQTGGKVDAFTCSCGTGGTLAGVALALKAFNPSVRITLADPHGSGLYGWVTSNDLSVEGSSVTEGIGQSRVTANLEGVQIDDAVRISDSDALRQVYDLLREEGLSIGGSAGLNVAAAIEVAKRLGPGHTIVTILCDGGARYQSKLFNPAFLTEKNLPVPEWLAS; translated from the coding sequence ATGAGCATACGCTCTGCCTTTGCCGCCCCGCCCGTTGCCGCATCGATGCTTCAGGCGATCGGCAACACACCGCTGATCCGTCTGAACAGGGCATCGGACGCAACCGGCTGTGAAATCCTTGGCAAGGCTGAGTTCATGAATCCCGGCGGCTCTGTCAAGGATCGTGCCGCTCTGGCCATTATTCTGGATGCGGAAAAGCGCGGCCTGCTGACCCCGGGTCAGGATGGAATCATCGTCGAGGGAACGGCAGGCAATACCGGCATTGGCCTGACCCTGGTCGGGCAGGCGCGCGGATATCGTAGTGTGATCGTGATGCCGGAAACGCAGAGTCAGGAGAAAATCGACTATCTGCGCATGATCGGGGCCGATCTTCGTCTGGTTCCGGCCAAACCTTTCCGTGATCCCGGCAATTACGTGCATGTTTCCCGTCGTCTGGCCGAAGAAAACGGTTGGGTCTGGGCCAATCAGTTCGACAATCTGGCCAATCGGGAAGGCCATCGTGAAACCACGGGCCGCGAGATCTGGGAACAGACGGGTGGCAAGGTGGATGCCTTCACCTGCTCTTGCGGCACAGGGGGAACGCTGGCCGGTGTTGCCCTTGCGCTCAAGGCGTTCAACCCGTCCGTGCGCATCACATTGGCTGATCCGCATGGCAGCGGGCTTTATGGCTGGGTGACCTCCAACGATCTCTCGGTCGAAGGCAGTTCCGTCACTGAAGGAATCGGCCAGTCTCGCGTCACCGCCAATCTGGAGGGCGTGCAGATCGACGATGCAGTCCGCATCAGCGATAGCGATGCGCTGCGACAGGTTTATGATCTGCTGCGGGAGGAAGGGCTGTCTATCGGCGGCTCGGCCGGTCTGAATGTCGCCGCCGCGATCGAAGTTGCAAAGCGCCTCGGGCCGGGACACACCATCGTTACGATTCTTTGTGATGGTGGCGCGCGCTATCAGTCGAAACTGTTCAACCCGGCTTTCCTGACGGAAAAGAACCTGCCGGTCCCGGAATGGCTTGCGTCATAA
- the glpX gene encoding class II fructose-bisphosphatase: protein MADTPKHSDRNLALELVRVTEAAALAASRWMGRGDKNAADGAAVEGMRKAFDSVAINGTVVIGEGEMDEAPMLYIGETVGAGGPAMDIAVDPLEGTTLTAKGGPNAMAVLALAEAGNFLHAPDIYMDKIAVGPGLPDGVVDLDNSVESNLRNLAKAKKMELSDLVVCVLDRDRHNEIVAKAREVGSRIMMISDGDVFGAMAAAMPDTGIDIYLGSGGAPEGVLAAAALRCIGGQMQGRLMYESQEQEDRARAMGITDPRRKYSAEEMAKGDVMFAATGVTGGPMLRGVRMFPAGAYTHSVVMRSKSGTIRYVEAYHNFNTKTW from the coding sequence ATGGCCGATACACCCAAACATAGTGACCGTAACCTTGCACTGGAACTGGTGCGTGTAACGGAGGCCGCGGCTTTGGCCGCTTCCCGCTGGATGGGCAGAGGAGACAAGAACGCCGCCGATGGCGCAGCGGTCGAGGGCATGCGCAAGGCTTTCGACTCCGTTGCGATCAACGGCACGGTGGTGATCGGCGAAGGCGAAATGGATGAAGCGCCGATGCTGTATATTGGCGAGACCGTCGGTGCTGGCGGCCCCGCCATGGACATCGCGGTCGATCCGCTGGAAGGCACTACGCTCACCGCCAAAGGCGGCCCCAATGCCATGGCGGTGCTGGCGCTGGCCGAGGCCGGCAATTTCCTGCATGCTCCCGACATTTATATGGACAAGATCGCGGTCGGGCCGGGCCTGCCGGATGGGGTGGTTGATCTCGATAACTCCGTCGAAAGCAATCTGCGCAATCTGGCCAAAGCCAAGAAAATGGAGCTGTCCGATCTGGTCGTTTGCGTGCTGGATCGTGACCGGCACAACGAAATCGTCGCCAAGGCGCGTGAAGTCGGCAGCCGCATCATGATGATCAGCGATGGCGACGTGTTCGGCGCCATGGCCGCTGCCATGCCCGATACCGGCATCGACATTTATCTCGGCTCCGGAGGTGCACCGGAAGGTGTTCTGGCGGCAGCGGCGCTCCGTTGTATCGGCGGCCAGATGCAGGGGCGCCTGATGTATGAGTCGCAGGAGCAGGAAGACCGCGCCCGCGCCATGGGCATCACCGATCCGCGGCGTAAATACAGCGCCGAGGAAATGGCAAAGGGCGATGTCATGTTCGCCGCCACCGGCGTCACTGGCGGCCCAATGTTGCGCGGCGTGCGCATGTTCCCTGCCGGAGCCTATACGCATTCCGTGGTGATGCGCAGCAAGTCCGGCACCATTCGCTATGTCGAGGCCTATCACAACTTCAATACCAAGACCTGGTAA
- a CDS encoding DMT family transporter, with amino-acid sequence MNSAWLYPLIVIAGALQAWGPPMNGALRVSLINPWLASIVSFLPILAALLVLWLCIPRPMPTVEGVAAMPWWAPLGGLIGAFAVVAGLMFVDKVGAGTFAGLTITANILMSLAIDHFGLLHVTPHTMSPLRMLGAVLMVSGIALIAKF; translated from the coding sequence ATGAATTCAGCCTGGCTTTATCCTCTGATTGTTATTGCCGGCGCGTTGCAGGCCTGGGGGCCGCCGATGAATGGCGCCCTTCGGGTTTCGCTCATCAATCCATGGCTGGCGAGCATTGTCTCCTTCCTGCCGATTCTCGCAGCCCTTCTGGTACTTTGGCTGTGTATACCGAGGCCCATGCCAACCGTGGAAGGCGTCGCCGCCATGCCATGGTGGGCACCTTTGGGCGGCCTGATCGGTGCCTTTGCCGTCGTGGCCGGGCTGATGTTCGTGGACAAGGTGGGGGCAGGCACTTTTGCAGGCCTGACCATCACTGCCAATATCCTGATGTCGCTTGCCATTGACCATTTTGGTCTGCTGCATGTGACTCCGCATACAATGTCACCGCTGCGGATGCTGGGAGCAGTCCTGATGGTCTCCGGAATTGCCCTGATCGCCAAATTTTAA
- the speD gene encoding adenosylmethionine decarboxylase → MNALNPLGMVSENPSENQNVTEAAAQANTQISAAETEERKDYFVERDGMKFAGTHLLADLWGATNLDDPGMIDVTLREAAVTAGATILHSHFHHFTPNGGVSGVVVLAESHISIHTWPERNFAAVDIFMCGACDPHKSIPVLRATFQPERIDLDEQRRGRVV, encoded by the coding sequence ATGAACGCACTCAACCCGCTGGGGATGGTCTCGGAAAATCCGAGCGAAAACCAGAACGTGACTGAAGCCGCCGCCCAGGCCAACACGCAGATTTCTGCGGCCGAAACGGAAGAGCGCAAGGATTACTTCGTAGAACGTGACGGCATGAAGTTTGCCGGCACGCATCTGTTGGCCGATCTTTGGGGCGCTACCAACCTCGACGATCCCGGCATGATCGATGTGACCCTCCGTGAAGCCGCAGTGACCGCCGGGGCAACCATTCTGCACAGCCATTTCCATCATTTCACACCGAATGGCGGCGTTTCTGGCGTTGTGGTGCTGGCGGAAAGCCACATCTCCATCCACACATGGCCGGAGCGCAACTTCGCAGCTGTCGACATCTTCATGTGTGGCGCCTGCGATCCGCACAAATCCATCCCGGTCCTGCGCGCAACATTCCAGCCGGAGCGTATCGATCTGGATGAGCAGCGTCGCGGGCGGGTCGTCTGA
- a CDS encoding UPF0262 family protein, whose translation MSAKPEDTQPTQAASKRLLKVILEGEALTRLSPLQEMDRAQAVADLEAENVFSLERPLPGMAPVSEQGPYMLHLSIQEGRLIFDIRRQDDTFLTVLALALGPFRRLIKDYHLLVDSYAKAVQEAREARIQAIDMGRRGLHNEGAELMRHRLNGKVSIDFETARRLFTLVCVLHQRI comes from the coding sequence ATGAGCGCAAAGCCGGAAGACACGCAACCGACACAGGCCGCCTCCAAACGACTGCTGAAGGTCATTCTGGAGGGAGAAGCCCTGACCAGACTCTCTCCTTTACAGGAGATGGACCGGGCTCAGGCTGTCGCCGATCTGGAAGCCGAAAACGTGTTTTCACTTGAACGCCCGCTGCCCGGTATGGCGCCCGTCAGTGAACAAGGCCCCTATATGCTTCATCTGTCCATTCAGGAAGGACGCCTGATCTTCGATATCCGTCGACAGGATGATACCTTTCTGACCGTGCTGGCACTTGCTCTGGGACCGTTCCGAAGGCTTATCAAGGACTATCATCTGCTGGTCGACAGCTATGCAAAAGCTGTGCAGGAAGCCAGGGAAGCGCGCATTCAGGCGATTGATATGGGTCGTCGCGGCCTGCACAATGAGGGGGCCGAGTTGATGCGCCACCGCCTGAATGGCAAGGTTTCGATCGACTTTGAAACGGCCCGCCGGTTATTCACATTGGTATGCGTGCTGCATCAGCGCATCTGA
- the dksA gene encoding RNA polymerase-binding protein DksA, with translation MVTLPPDYRPSEAEEFMNPLHVEYFRQKLLRWRADLLREADDTLASLSEGGIHEADITDRASVETDRALELRTRDRARKLISKIDQAMQRIENGTYGYCEETGEPIGLKRLEARPIATLSLEAQERHERMERVHRDD, from the coding sequence ATGGTGACGCTTCCACCGGACTATCGGCCTTCCGAGGCCGAAGAATTCATGAACCCGCTTCATGTTGAGTATTTTCGACAGAAATTGTTACGTTGGCGGGCCGATCTGCTCCGGGAAGCCGACGATACACTGGCAAGCCTTTCCGAAGGCGGCATCCATGAGGCGGATATTACCGATCGTGCCAGTGTGGAGACGGATCGTGCCCTGGAGCTGCGCACCCGGGACCGGGCCAGAAAGCTGATCTCCAAGATTGATCAGGCGATGCAGCGGATCGAGAACGGTACCTACGGCTATTGCGAGGAAACCGGCGAGCCGATCGGGCTGAAACGTCTGGAAGCCCGTCCCATTGCCACCCTGTCGCTCGAAGCTCAGGAGCGGCATGAGCGCATGGAACGAGTTCACCGCGACGATTGA
- the speE gene encoding polyamine aminopropyltransferase — translation MSDQTPSSGNTWIAETLYPDWGQQFRVSKELARVKSDFQDIVVFESNSHGRVLLLDGVVQITEADEFVYQEMLTHVPLIAHGAAKNVLIIGAGDGGVLRRVLEHKTVERAVMVEIDGEVIRLSREFMPGISGNAWNDPRAEVIVGDGIDYVKKAADGSFDVIIVDSTDPIGVGEVLFTDDFYQNAARILTSRGLIVNQCGVPFMQADELRETSLRRRNFFPRVGAYVAAVPTYVGGFMTLGFATKDADFTQADLETVRARAQAAGIANTRYWTPEVHVGSFYLPPYIAEQLPA, via the coding sequence ATGTCCGACCAAACCCCTTCCTCCGGCAACACCTGGATCGCAGAAACGCTTTATCCTGATTGGGGTCAGCAATTCCGCGTCAGCAAGGAACTGGCTCGCGTCAAGTCAGATTTTCAGGACATCGTGGTGTTCGAGAGCAATTCTCATGGCCGCGTCCTGCTGCTGGACGGTGTCGTGCAAATCACTGAAGCCGATGAATTCGTCTATCAGGAAATGCTGACCCATGTGCCGCTGATCGCGCATGGCGCAGCCAAAAACGTGCTGATCATCGGCGCTGGAGATGGCGGTGTGCTGCGCCGCGTGCTGGAGCACAAGACAGTCGAACGCGCCGTCATGGTCGAGATCGACGGCGAAGTCATCCGTCTGAGCCGCGAGTTCATGCCAGGTATCAGCGGCAATGCGTGGAACGATCCACGGGCCGAGGTCATCGTTGGTGACGGCATCGATTATGTGAAAAAAGCCGCTGACGGCAGCTTCGATGTCATCATCGTCGACAGCACCGATCCGATCGGGGTGGGCGAAGTGCTGTTTACGGATGATTTCTATCAGAATGCAGCCCGTATTCTGACCTCTCGCGGTCTGATCGTGAACCAGTGCGGCGTCCCCTTCATGCAGGCTGATGAATTGCGTGAAACCAGCCTGCGTCGCCGCAACTTCTTCCCCCGCGTCGGTGCCTATGTTGCCGCGGTTCCGACCTATGTCGGCGGTTTCATGACTTTGGGCTTCGCCACCAAGGATGCAGATTTTACACAGGCCGATCTGGAAACAGTGCGTGCCCGTGCCCAGGCGGCAGGGATTGCCAACACACGCTACTGGACACCGGAAGTGCATGTCGGCAGCTTCTATCTGCCGCCCTACATTGCCGAGCAGCTTCCTGCCTGA
- the mtnA gene encoding S-methyl-5-thioribose-1-phosphate isomerase produces the protein MKIDGTPYRSVWVDDDGWSVRIIDQTKLPWSVDLLRLSRLDQVTHAIRSMQVRGAPLIGAVAAYGLCLALRDNTTTDGMERAAALLVETRPTAVNLRWAIDRMLARLLTTSEADRVTIAYDEAAAIADEDASQNEAIGRHGLELIRDRVRPGQPVNILTHCNAGWLATVDWGTALAPIYMAHEEGIDVHVWVDETRPRNQGALLTAFELGKHGVPYTLICDNAGGHLMQHGKVDLCITGADRVTRNGDAANKIGTYLKALAAKDNGVPFWVALPSSTLDWSIRDGVKEIEIEERSATEVTTMSGRAMDGSVMTVRITPKDSPAANPAFDVTPARLLSGLITERGRCEASEEGLLGLYPEYRV, from the coding sequence ATGAAGATTGATGGCACGCCTTACCGCAGCGTGTGGGTCGATGACGATGGATGGAGCGTCCGTATTATTGATCAGACCAAACTGCCCTGGAGCGTTGATCTGCTGCGGCTGTCGCGGCTGGATCAGGTTACTCACGCGATCCGGTCCATGCAGGTGCGGGGCGCACCGCTGATTGGAGCGGTTGCTGCGTACGGACTGTGCCTTGCGCTGCGCGACAATACCACCACCGACGGGATGGAGCGGGCTGCGGCCCTGCTGGTGGAAACACGCCCCACCGCCGTTAACCTGCGCTGGGCCATTGATCGTATGCTGGCCCGGCTGCTCACAACCTCAGAAGCCGATCGCGTCACCATCGCCTATGATGAGGCTGCCGCCATTGCCGATGAAGATGCAAGCCAGAACGAGGCTATCGGCAGGCATGGTCTGGAACTGATCCGCGATCGTGTCCGTCCCGGACAACCCGTCAACATCCTGACGCACTGCAATGCCGGCTGGCTCGCCACTGTCGATTGGGGAACCGCTCTCGCGCCCATCTACATGGCGCATGAGGAAGGCATCGACGTGCATGTATGGGTCGATGAAACCCGTCCCCGTAATCAGGGAGCGCTACTGACCGCTTTTGAACTCGGCAAACACGGTGTTCCCTACACGCTGATCTGCGATAATGCCGGCGGCCATCTGATGCAGCATGGCAAGGTTGATCTGTGCATCACCGGCGCTGACCGCGTCACACGTAACGGCGATGCCGCCAACAAGATCGGCACGTATCTGAAAGCACTGGCTGCAAAAGATAATGGCGTACCCTTCTGGGTGGCATTGCCTTCCTCCACGCTTGACTGGTCGATCCGCGATGGCGTGAAGGAAATTGAGATCGAGGAACGTTCCGCTACAGAGGTCACAACCATGAGTGGTCGCGCCATGGATGGCAGTGTCATGACCGTACGCATTACGCCGAAAGACAGCCCGGCCGCCAACCCCGCTTTCGATGTGACTCCGGCCCGGCTGCTGAGCGGATTGATCACTGAACGCGGGCGCTGCGAGGCATCCGAAGAAGGGTTGCTCGGCCTGTATCCGGAATATCGGGTCTGA
- a CDS encoding glycosyltransferase family 4 protein, translated as MHIFFIQPAATDPTAGGHRYNRELIEALQQQGHSVTDITLKARFVHDARAAEEEAKQVFSTLTASSGRNSRIVIDGMSLPAFHHLPPSALRCLTPLIHHPGAAGQRGDCPGPDANVQQAEQTVLSAVSHAVVTLEQTRDRLIREYGVADAQISVVESGFAAYAPAPGTRNRDSSSACEILSVGTLVKRKGYDVLLKALARLTDLSWHLTITGNTQRDPAYVEVIREQAEQAGLSSRVTLLSCPGHETLQTLWDAADLYAQASWWDGPLSAVLQSLRRGIPLAITASQEAAMRLPLNAGALCAPGDHETLSKVLRRLIFDDSLRKSYATAAWNFGAGLPGWDMQAQTFIHALPPTGF; from the coding sequence ATGCATATCTTTTTTATCCAGCCTGCGGCCACTGATCCAACCGCCGGAGGACATCGCTACAACCGCGAACTGATAGAAGCCCTTCAACAACAAGGGCATTCAGTGACCGATATCACCCTGAAGGCCCGCTTTGTCCATGATGCCAGGGCGGCAGAAGAAGAAGCAAAACAGGTCTTTTCCACCCTGACGGCATCGTCCGGCCGGAACAGCCGCATCGTGATTGATGGCATGTCCCTGCCCGCTTTTCATCATCTGCCCCCCTCTGCCCTGCGTTGCCTGACGCCACTGATCCATCATCCCGGCGCTGCTGGTCAGCGCGGCGATTGTCCGGGGCCCGACGCAAATGTGCAGCAAGCGGAACAGACGGTTCTGTCAGCCGTCTCCCATGCCGTGGTGACACTTGAGCAGACACGCGACCGCCTGATCAGGGAATACGGGGTGGCGGATGCGCAGATCAGCGTCGTGGAAAGCGGCTTTGCCGCCTATGCCCCGGCTCCCGGCACACGCAACCGGGATAGCAGCAGCGCATGCGAAATTCTCTCTGTCGGCACGCTCGTCAAACGGAAAGGATATGATGTCCTGCTGAAAGCCCTCGCTCGGCTGACCGATCTCTCCTGGCACCTGACTATTACAGGGAATACACAGCGCGATCCGGCCTACGTCGAGGTGATCCGCGAACAGGCGGAGCAGGCGGGCCTTTCCTCCCGCGTGACGCTGCTCTCCTGCCCCGGGCATGAGACTTTGCAGACATTATGGGATGCTGCTGATCTTTACGCCCAGGCATCGTGGTGGGATGGACCACTTTCGGCAGTCCTGCAATCTCTGCGGCGCGGCATTCCACTGGCCATTACAGCCTCGCAGGAAGCAGCAATGAGGCTGCCGCTGAATGCAGGTGCCCTTTGCGCCCCTGGTGATCATGAAACTTTGTCCAAAGTGCTACGGCGCCTGATCTTCGATGATTCACTCAGAAAATCCTACGCCACAGCGGCCTGGAATTTCGGCGCCGGACTGCCAGGCTGGGATATGCAGGCACAGACCTTTATCCATGCGCTGCCGCCGACAGGCTTTTGA
- the recJ gene encoding single-stranded-DNA-specific exonuclease RecJ: protein MTVISPSVLCPEASTTVTDAVLGVERSLTGRAWRWRMPAGAEIAAVERLGLAIAQRHGVSDLLGRLIATRGIGIEQADTFLQPTLRAMMPDPSVLAGMDQTAARIAAAIMAQETVAIFGDYDVDGACGTTLMLTVLRACGCPVLYHIPDRLTEGYGPNAPALLSLAGRGASLIICVDCGTAAQTALSAVSGRADILVLDHHKSDTLPPAALATVNPNGPDDHSGLTMLCATGVALLTCVATFRQLRRDGWQGHEGPPPDLLEMLDLVALATVCDVMPLTGINRAFVTQGLKVMDRRNRIGIAALLEVAQMTGRVTASTCGFVLGPRINAAGRIDSADMGVRLLTATDPIAARDIAQALDSVNGRRQTVESSILDTAIRDAEARIEAGDAAIVIGGEDWHPGVVGIIAGRLRERFNRPACVAGSADGLLKGSGRSVPGIDLGAAIIAAHQHGLLRSGGGHAMAAGFALPPESLPAFRSFMNERLAAAALLPKAADLALDASLGAGAVTVAMAEELAQLAPFGNGNDEPLLVLPRLRCRRAERIGRDGGTIRAFLESESGHTIKALLFRAKPEDMAAPIADILLNGELRPLHLAGYLRAETWNGTTSANFCISDAALA, encoded by the coding sequence CTGACCGTGATCTCACCCTCTGTTCTGTGCCCGGAAGCCTCCACCACTGTTACGGACGCTGTTCTGGGGGTGGAGCGGAGCCTGACCGGTCGTGCATGGCGCTGGCGCATGCCCGCAGGAGCCGAGATTGCAGCCGTAGAGCGGCTTGGGCTGGCCATCGCACAGCGTCACGGGGTCAGCGATCTGCTGGGTCGTCTGATCGCGACACGCGGCATCGGGATCGAGCAGGCCGATACCTTCCTGCAACCAACACTGCGCGCCATGATGCCTGATCCTTCTGTTCTGGCGGGCATGGATCAGACGGCAGCCCGTATTGCTGCCGCCATCATGGCACAGGAGACCGTCGCCATTTTCGGCGATTACGATGTGGATGGCGCCTGCGGCACAACCCTGATGCTGACCGTGCTGCGCGCCTGCGGCTGCCCGGTGCTCTATCACATCCCGGATCGGCTGACGGAGGGATATGGCCCGAACGCCCCTGCCCTGCTGTCTTTGGCCGGGCGTGGTGCGAGCCTGATCATCTGCGTTGATTGCGGCACCGCGGCACAAACCGCGCTGTCAGCCGTCTCCGGCCGAGCCGATATTCTTGTGCTGGACCACCATAAAAGCGATACGCTGCCCCCTGCAGCTCTGGCCACCGTCAATCCGAACGGACCTGATGATCACTCCGGGCTGACCATGCTATGCGCAACCGGCGTGGCGCTGCTGACCTGCGTGGCCACTTTCCGCCAGCTTCGGCGCGATGGCTGGCAGGGGCATGAAGGGCCGCCTCCCGACTTGCTGGAGATGCTGGATCTGGTGGCGCTGGCCACCGTGTGTGACGTCATGCCACTGACCGGGATCAACCGTGCCTTCGTCACGCAGGGCCTGAAGGTGATGGATCGCCGCAACCGCATCGGGATTGCCGCCCTGCTGGAGGTGGCGCAGATGACCGGGCGAGTGACTGCCAGCACCTGCGGCTTCGTGCTGGGGCCGCGCATCAACGCGGCCGGGCGGATCGACAGTGCGGATATGGGGGTGCGGCTGCTGACCGCGACAGACCCGATCGCTGCCAGAGACATTGCCCAGGCGCTCGATTCCGTGAACGGGCGGCGTCAGACCGTGGAATCCTCCATCCTTGATACAGCGATCAGGGACGCAGAAGCACGGATCGAGGCAGGAGATGCCGCCATCGTCATTGGTGGGGAGGATTGGCATCCGGGTGTTGTCGGCATCATTGCCGGCAGGCTCCGGGAGCGGTTCAATCGTCCGGCCTGCGTGGCGGGTTCGGCTGACGGACTGCTCAAGGGATCAGGACGCTCCGTCCCCGGAATCGATCTGGGGGCCGCCATTATCGCCGCCCACCAGCACGGCCTGCTGCGCAGCGGGGGCGGCCATGCCATGGCAGCCGGGTTTGCACTCCCCCCTGAAAGTCTGCCCGCTTTCCGCTCCTTCATGAATGAGCGTCTGGCAGCAGCCGCCTTGCTGCCCAAAGCCGCTGATCTGGCGCTGGATGCCAGCCTGGGGGCCGGGGCTGTCACTGTGGCCATGGCCGAGGAACTCGCCCAACTGGCACCGTTCGGAAACGGGAATGATGAACCGCTGCTCGTCCTGCCCCGGCTGCGCTGCCGCAGGGCTGAACGGATCGGGCGGGATGGCGGAACGATTCGTGCTTTTCTGGAAAGCGAATCCGGTCACACCATCAAGGCGCTGCTGTTCCGCGCCAAGCCGGAGGATATGGCTGCGCCGATTGCCGATATCCTGTTGAATGGTGAATTACGCCCACTTCATCTGGCAGGTTACCTGCGTGCCGAAACCTGGAACGGCACGACGAGCGCAAACTTTTGCATTTCTGATGCTGCATTGGCTTGA
- a CDS encoding DUF2272 domain-containing protein, giving the protein MRAPAGATAVACLLMLTACSSSRSGSGGAAGSSGTGAYTATNEAHVPDFARMHFAPFNRADAIGLASAEWRAFGSEVHDEPPGENPDMPPILRPDRQPGLWEKVGLFWWLGQDADTTESLWSGAYTSTGTPLPDKDIHPWSAAFISYVMRIAGAGARFPYSASHSTYINIAKQMATGAQSGYAVIAERPGEYAPVPGDLICTGRGKAEHLTYDSLPTGGFPSHCDIIVASRPGELSVIGGNVAYSVSMKHVPTTPSGMIATPDGQSVDPRYPWFVVLRVTYDQ; this is encoded by the coding sequence ATGCGCGCCCCTGCCGGAGCCACCGCTGTCGCATGTCTCCTGATGCTGACAGCCTGCTCGTCTTCCAGATCAGGCTCTGGCGGAGCAGCAGGTTCATCGGGGACAGGGGCATATACGGCCACCAATGAAGCGCATGTACCCGATTTCGCACGTATGCATTTCGCTCCGTTCAACCGTGCCGATGCAATTGGTCTGGCCTCAGCAGAATGGCGTGCGTTCGGCAGTGAAGTTCATGATGAACCGCCAGGCGAGAATCCTGATATGCCGCCCATACTGCGACCGGACCGGCAGCCCGGATTATGGGAGAAAGTCGGACTGTTCTGGTGGCTTGGGCAGGATGCCGATACCACCGAAAGTCTTTGGTCAGGGGCCTATACCAGCACAGGGACGCCGCTGCCCGACAAGGATATTCATCCCTGGTCGGCGGCGTTCATTTCCTATGTCATGCGTATTGCCGGGGCAGGTGCACGGTTTCCGTATTCTGCCTCTCATTCCACCTATATCAATATCGCCAAACAGATGGCGACAGGCGCGCAAAGCGGTTACGCCGTGATTGCCGAACGGCCGGGAGAATACGCACCGGTTCCCGGCGATCTGATCTGCACAGGGCGCGGTAAGGCAGAGCATCTGACTTATGATTCTCTCCCGACAGGCGGCTTCCCCAGCCATTGCGACATCATTGTCGCTTCCCGTCCCGGAGAACTCTCTGTTATCGGCGGGAATGTCGCCTATTCCGTGTCCATGAAACACGTGCCGACAACACCCTCCGGCATGATTGCCACACCGGACGGGCAGTCGGTTGACCCACGTTATCCATGGTTCGTCGTACTGCGCGTGACCTATGATCAATAA
- a CDS encoding rhodanese-like domain-containing protein produces the protein MVDNVPVVDAWSALKTDPEARLVDVRTDVEWVFVGIPDLSSVQQKPVLISWQVHPQMQVNPRFVDELRQAGLMPKHHIYFLCRSGARSMAAAIAAREAGYEHVYNIAEGFEGPVDANGHRGVAAGWKAEGLPWQQR, from the coding sequence ATGGTGGATAACGTCCCGGTTGTGGATGCCTGGTCGGCCCTGAAAACCGATCCGGAAGCACGGCTGGTGGATGTGCGTACGGATGTGGAATGGGTGTTTGTCGGCATCCCCGATCTTTCCTCTGTCCAGCAGAAACCGGTCCTGATCAGCTGGCAGGTCCATCCGCAGATGCAGGTCAATCCACGTTTCGTCGATGAGCTGCGTCAGGCAGGATTAATGCCGAAGCATCACATTTATTTTCTGTGCCGCAGCGGCGCCCGCAGCATGGCGGCTGCCATTGCTGCACGGGAGGCCGGTTACGAGCATGTCTATAATATAGCGGAAGGATTTGAAGGCCCGGTCGATGCAAATGGCCATCGTGGCGTTGCCGCCGGATGGAAAGCGGAAGGTCTGCCCTGGCAGCAGCGTTAA